A stretch of the Streptomyces venezuelae genome encodes the following:
- a CDS encoding 3-oxoacyl-ACP synthase III family protein, with translation MTYSRLTHIAAYLPSRRQTVAEIEQRLARSSPSLRLPAGLLRRTYGLCERTVADPGDLPSDLAARAAVRVLREARLTPADVDLLLFAAVSADVREPANAHVVAAKTGLSCPAFDVGNACNGVVNALQVADALIRTGQHRRVLITCGETLSRVSRWDLTRDRLRTGLTSLTGGDAGTALLLEASTVPGITDAAFWANSAGWPAATLYDPHHAPGRPQGLHVDSDALMGSFVGLDDQASQWLKERDVDVRSLDLVCIHQPSVPFGETFCTRMGIDLTQIIPTFPHVGNVAAATLPLQLAHARERGRLSAGDSVCLFGTASGASGAVILLRW, from the coding sequence ATGACGTACAGCCGCCTCACCCACATTGCGGCCTACCTGCCCTCCCGGCGCCAGACCGTCGCCGAGATCGAACAGCGCCTGGCCCGGAGCAGCCCCTCGCTCCGACTCCCGGCCGGTCTCCTGAGACGCACGTACGGCCTGTGTGAACGCACGGTCGCCGACCCCGGGGACCTGCCCTCGGACCTCGCCGCCCGTGCTGCCGTCCGTGTTCTGCGTGAGGCCCGGCTGACGCCGGCCGATGTCGACCTCCTGCTGTTCGCGGCCGTCAGCGCCGACGTACGCGAACCGGCCAACGCCCATGTCGTCGCCGCGAAGACGGGCCTGTCCTGCCCGGCCTTCGACGTCGGCAACGCCTGCAACGGCGTCGTCAATGCCCTTCAGGTCGCGGACGCGCTGATCCGCACCGGCCAGCACCGCCGTGTGCTGATCACCTGCGGGGAGACGCTCTCCCGCGTGTCGCGCTGGGATCTGACCCGTGACCGGCTCCGCACCGGCCTGACCTCGCTGACCGGCGGTGATGCCGGCACGGCCCTGCTCCTGGAAGCCTCAACCGTTCCCGGGATCACCGATGCGGCGTTCTGGGCCAACTCCGCCGGCTGGCCCGCCGCCACCCTGTACGACCCTCACCACGCCCCCGGCCGGCCTCAGGGCCTGCACGTGGACTCCGACGCGCTGATGGGCTCCTTCGTCGGGCTGGACGACCAGGCATCCCAGTGGCTCAAGGAACGGGACGTCGATGTCCGGTCGCTCGACCTGGTCTGTATCCACCAGCCGTCGGTGCCGTTCGGGGAGACCTTCTGCACCCGCATGGGAATCGATCTCACCCAGATCATCCCCACCTTCCCACACGTCGGGAACGTCGCTGCCGCGACCCTCCCGCTCCAACTGGCCCATGCGAGGGAGAGGGGCAGGCTCTCCGCCGGAGACAGCGTCTGCCTGTTCGGCACGGCCAGCGGGGCCAGCGGGGCCGTGATCCTGTTGCGCTGGTAG
- a CDS encoding RICIN domain-containing protein, producing MSLWTSLEPASATVDPGGTTTVRLRLRNTGDVVDEYRFEPVGALAPWTTMEPATIRLYPGTTGTVELTIAPPRTSDATAGPNPYAVRITPTEHPEAVTVPEGNLTITPFSEIRAELVPPTVKGRFRGRPTLAIDNIGNTSLTASISGSDNGDELSYEIQPSNVQIEPGRAAFVKTTLKPRAVIWFGSKQQRPYTLAVQRSGVAPLDVEGKYIQRGFLPGWLATFFGVLLALTITFVMLWIAYKPQVRSAAVEQLQEAGATTLPAPSASAATTPGTPEASPPAAAPTPPLAPEDSGGRPDGGGGGGGGGGGGGAGGGGVKPPAAQPQPGKPAPRAVNNILLRTPTARKCVDVPGTEEPARGAPANAGTCNPDPKDNQRWNLEPVHTTLGPGGAVLYQIHNTRGTLCLDLPGLGAKPTTTAVSTYGCNGSTADNQLWWLEKRDGDTYAIRNFSSNHACLDASGPSPGTSPGRLSIQGCFERADQKWQIINPAGANWQVVKP from the coding sequence GTGAGCCTTTGGACCTCTTTGGAGCCTGCCTCCGCGACCGTGGATCCGGGCGGCACCACCACCGTTCGGCTGCGGCTGCGCAACACGGGTGATGTCGTCGACGAGTACCGCTTCGAGCCGGTCGGCGCCCTCGCACCGTGGACGACCATGGAGCCGGCCACCATCCGCCTGTATCCGGGAACCACGGGAACGGTGGAGCTGACCATCGCGCCGCCCCGTACATCCGACGCGACGGCCGGCCCGAACCCGTACGCCGTACGCATCACGCCGACCGAGCACCCGGAGGCGGTGACCGTCCCCGAGGGCAACCTCACGATCACCCCGTTCAGCGAGATCCGCGCGGAGCTGGTGCCGCCCACCGTCAAGGGCCGCTTCCGCGGGCGCCCCACGCTCGCCATCGACAACATCGGCAACACCAGCCTCACGGCGTCCATCAGCGGCAGTGACAACGGCGACGAGCTGTCGTACGAGATCCAGCCGAGCAACGTCCAGATCGAGCCCGGCCGCGCCGCGTTCGTGAAGACGACGCTCAAACCGCGCGCGGTCATCTGGTTCGGGTCGAAGCAGCAGCGGCCGTACACGCTGGCCGTGCAGCGGTCGGGGGTGGCGCCGCTCGACGTCGAAGGCAAGTACATCCAGCGCGGGTTCCTGCCCGGCTGGCTCGCCACGTTCTTCGGCGTTCTGCTCGCCCTCACCATCACCTTCGTGATGCTCTGGATCGCGTACAAGCCCCAGGTCCGCAGCGCGGCCGTGGAACAGCTCCAGGAAGCCGGCGCGACCACGCTCCCGGCGCCCAGTGCGAGCGCAGCCACGACACCGGGCACACCCGAGGCCTCCCCCCCGGCCGCGGCGCCGACGCCGCCCCTCGCGCCCGAGGACTCCGGCGGCCGGCCTGACGGCGGAGGAGGCGGAGGAGGCGGAGGAGGAGGCGGAGGCGCCGGAGGCGGCGGCGTGAAGCCCCCGGCGGCCCAGCCGCAGCCCGGGAAGCCCGCGCCGCGGGCCGTGAACAACATCCTGCTGAGGACGCCGACCGCCAGGAAGTGCGTCGACGTCCCGGGAACCGAGGAGCCCGCACGGGGCGCTCCCGCCAACGCGGGCACCTGCAACCCGGACCCCAAGGACAACCAGCGATGGAACCTGGAACCGGTGCACACGACCCTGGGCCCCGGCGGCGCGGTCCTCTACCAGATCCACAACACCAGGGGCACGCTCTGCCTGGACCTGCCGGGTCTGGGTGCCAAGCCAACCACCACCGCGGTGTCCACCTACGGCTGCAACGGCAGCACCGCCGACAACCAGCTGTGGTGGCTGGAGAAGCGGGACGGCGACACCTACGCGATCCGCAACTTCTCCAGCAACCACGCGTGCCTGGACGCCTCCGGCCCCAGCCCGGGCACCAGCCCCGGCAGGCTCTCCATCCAGGGGTGCTTCGAACGCGCGGACCAGAAGTGGCAGATCATCAACCCCGCCGGGGCGAACTGGCAGGTCGTGAAACCCTGA
- a CDS encoding sialidase family protein, whose product MRVCLPLTAVTTAALLLVTVTGTTPAAADLNPDGTPLVKVSQGDPYADCTIGARSPDSVVYPGTEVEPYLSVDPRDPNRVVTVFQQDRWNDGGARGLVAGWTTDGHTFRQSTLPFSLCAPGGADFERASDPWVSTGPDGTVYAGGVGVDFTKSTRSGLLAVTSRDGGRTWRNLTTTHLDEQPFFNDKPSLTADPIRKGTAYQVWNRLDNDPPGVSSLDGPGYISLTRDGGRTWSKARPFVETGSVPNTQTIGHLIVADPRTGILYDFFDRITHSDDLSTVVEARYEVVTSTDAGQTWSAPVVVARDTSVPEVDPNDPAKLLRAAATLPSPAVDPETGTLYMAYEGSDFSGGRFDSVQLVRSTDGGRTWGTPELISPEGVPAFSPSIAVTEGGTVALTYYDLRFLEPGNTTTLPTAYQLATLPHGDPRLRTERQISRVFDWLQAPFAGGYFLGDYQGLVADGKGVRAVLTKAHSGAPQNRTDVYTGGFRTG is encoded by the coding sequence ATGCGCGTCTGCCTGCCTCTGACCGCCGTCACCACCGCCGCGCTCCTGCTCGTCACCGTCACCGGCACGACTCCCGCCGCAGCAGACCTGAACCCCGACGGCACACCCCTGGTCAAGGTGTCCCAGGGCGACCCGTACGCGGACTGCACCATCGGAGCGAGGTCTCCCGACAGCGTCGTCTACCCGGGCACCGAGGTGGAGCCGTACCTGTCCGTCGATCCGCGCGACCCCAATCGCGTGGTCACCGTGTTCCAGCAGGATCGCTGGAACGACGGTGGCGCCCGTGGCCTGGTGGCCGGCTGGACCACGGACGGCCACACCTTCCGCCAGAGCACGCTGCCGTTCAGCCTGTGCGCCCCCGGCGGCGCGGACTTCGAACGGGCCTCCGACCCCTGGGTGAGCACCGGACCGGACGGCACCGTCTACGCCGGCGGGGTGGGCGTCGACTTCACGAAGAGCACGCGCAGCGGCCTCCTGGCAGTCACGTCCCGTGACGGCGGCCGTACTTGGCGGAACCTCACCACCACGCACCTCGACGAGCAGCCGTTCTTCAACGACAAGCCCTCACTCACCGCCGACCCGATCCGCAAGGGCACCGCCTACCAGGTCTGGAACCGCCTCGACAACGACCCACCCGGCGTCAGCTCCCTCGACGGTCCCGGCTACATCTCCCTCACCCGCGACGGCGGCCGTACCTGGAGCAAGGCCCGGCCGTTCGTCGAGACCGGCAGCGTGCCCAACACCCAGACCATCGGCCATCTGATCGTCGCCGACCCGCGCACCGGCATCCTGTACGACTTCTTCGACCGGATCACCCACTCCGACGACCTGAGCACCGTTGTCGAAGCCCGCTATGAGGTGGTCACCTCGACCGATGCCGGACAGACCTGGAGCGCCCCGGTCGTGGTGGCCCGGGACACCTCCGTACCGGAGGTCGATCCGAACGACCCCGCCAAACTGCTGCGCGCCGCGGCCACCCTGCCGAGCCCGGCCGTCGACCCCGAGACGGGCACGCTGTACATGGCCTACGAGGGCTCGGACTTCTCCGGTGGACGGTTCGACTCCGTCCAGCTCGTACGGTCCACCGACGGCGGACGCACCTGGGGGACCCCGGAGCTGATCAGCCCCGAGGGCGTTCCGGCCTTCTCACCGTCGATCGCGGTCACCGAGGGGGGCACGGTCGCGCTCACTTACTATGATCTGCGTTTTCTCGAGCCCGGCAACACCACAACCCTCCCCACCGCCTACCAACTGGCCACACTGCCGCACGGAGACCCGAGGCTCCGGACCGAACGACAGATCTCGCGGGTCTTCGACTGGCTGCAGGCGCCGTTCGCCGGCGGCTACTTCCTTGGCGATTACCAAGGCCTGGTGGCAGACGGCAAGGGCGTACGGGCGGTGCTCACCAAGGCCCACTCCGGCGCACCACAGAACCGTACGGACGTGTACACCGGCGGTTTCCGCACCGGCTGA
- a CDS encoding ATP-binding protein → MIPSPSAPAHATAEPHPVPDEAHALPERLARLRDRVAQLVDERSATDPTATDPLRGLYLSGDAVRHLLDTGAPDPSPLHDELTTPAAAGEDRLARLADRHGLTELDAGLLLIALAPDVDRTFEPLYGYLNDDVSRRRATTGLALDLCGLPVHLAWARARFHPSAPLSALGLIQVEEPERPFLSRTLRVPDRLTAHLLGDDGPDAALNGRLLPLAAPAGPHDEEFTRRLAERLRLTAAPLGTDTTTVYLREHREGDGPAVVAAALRAAGLDALHVTAADGDLPVPELLRETRLRGCPLVVSQLPAEPGPVIRALSTADVHVVFIGDRAYDSRWSDRDPLVLEAPRLQAGATAAWAAAFGEAPEFDLAATVAPYRLGGDQILRAARAARELAAFDGTPTTAAHLRLAARQQSASGLERHARRIRPDVGWEDLVLPDKPLVQLRELALRARHRDRVLGEWRLSAGGGRGRGVLGLFAGGSGTGKTLSAEVVAAELGLDLYVVQLSSVVDKYVGETEKNLERIFSEADQTDAVLLFDEADAVFGKRSEVKDAHDRYANMESAYLLQRLESFDGIALLTTNLRANIDEAFTRRLDLVIDFPFPDAQQRLALWQHSLVRVPCAQDTDPAECAREFELAGGSIRSAVVTAAYAAAGRGEPVTTADLLEGARREYRKAGRLVPGEGAW, encoded by the coding sequence ATGATCCCGTCCCCCTCCGCACCGGCTCACGCCACGGCCGAGCCCCACCCCGTACCCGACGAGGCCCACGCACTGCCGGAGCGGCTGGCCCGCCTCCGCGACCGGGTGGCCCAACTGGTCGACGAGCGCAGCGCCACCGATCCCACCGCCACCGACCCGCTGCGCGGCCTGTACCTCTCGGGAGACGCCGTACGGCACCTCTTGGACACCGGCGCACCGGACCCCTCCCCCCTCCATGACGAGCTGACGACGCCGGCGGCGGCCGGGGAAGACCGGCTGGCGCGCCTCGCGGACCGGCACGGGCTCACCGAGTTGGACGCGGGACTGCTCCTGATCGCCCTCGCGCCCGACGTCGACCGCACCTTCGAGCCGTTGTACGGCTACCTGAACGACGACGTCAGCCGGCGCCGCGCCACCACCGGGCTCGCTCTCGACCTGTGCGGGCTTCCCGTGCACCTGGCGTGGGCCCGGGCCAGGTTCCATCCGTCGGCGCCGCTGTCCGCACTCGGCCTGATCCAGGTCGAGGAGCCCGAACGCCCCTTCCTCAGCCGCACGCTGCGCGTCCCCGACCGGCTGACCGCCCATCTCCTCGGCGACGACGGCCCGGACGCCGCGCTCAACGGGCGGCTGCTTCCGCTCGCGGCGCCCGCGGGACCGCACGACGAGGAGTTCACCCGCCGGCTCGCCGAGCGGCTACGCCTCACCGCCGCCCCGCTCGGCACCGACACGACCACCGTCTACCTGCGCGAACACCGCGAGGGCGACGGGCCGGCCGTCGTTGCGGCGGCCCTGCGGGCGGCAGGTCTCGACGCCCTGCACGTCACGGCCGCCGACGGCGACCTGCCCGTCCCGGAACTCCTGCGCGAAACCCGGCTGCGCGGCTGTCCGCTCGTCGTGTCACAGCTCCCGGCGGAACCGGGCCCGGTGATCCGGGCCCTGTCCACGGCCGACGTCCACGTGGTGTTCATCGGCGACCGCGCCTATGACTCCCGGTGGAGCGACCGGGACCCGCTGGTCCTGGAGGCGCCCCGGCTGCAGGCGGGAGCCACGGCGGCATGGGCGGCAGCGTTCGGAGAGGCGCCGGAGTTCGACCTGGCGGCGACCGTGGCCCCGTACCGCCTCGGCGGCGACCAGATCCTCCGCGCCGCGCGCGCCGCACGCGAACTCGCCGCGTTCGACGGCACCCCGACGACCGCCGCCCATCTGCGGCTGGCCGCCCGCCAGCAGTCCGCCTCCGGTCTGGAGCGCCATGCCCGCCGGATCCGGCCCGACGTCGGCTGGGAGGACCTTGTCCTGCCGGACAAACCCCTGGTCCAGCTGCGGGAACTCGCCCTGCGTGCCCGCCACCGCGACCGGGTCCTCGGCGAGTGGCGGCTCAGCGCCGGCGGTGGCCGGGGCCGGGGTGTCCTGGGTCTGTTCGCCGGCGGATCCGGTACCGGTAAGACACTGTCTGCGGAGGTCGTCGCCGCCGAACTCGGCCTCGACCTCTACGTCGTCCAGCTCTCCTCGGTCGTCGACAAGTACGTGGGCGAGACCGAGAAGAATCTGGAGCGGATCTTCTCCGAGGCCGACCAGACCGACGCCGTGCTCCTGTTCGACGAGGCCGACGCCGTCTTCGGCAAGCGCTCCGAGGTCAAGGACGCGCACGACCGCTACGCCAACATGGAGAGCGCCTACCTGCTCCAGCGCCTGGAGTCCTTCGACGGCATCGCCCTGCTCACCACCAACCTGCGGGCCAATATCGACGAGGCCTTCACCCGGCGGCTGGACCTGGTGATCGACTTCCCGTTCCCGGACGCGCAGCAGCGCCTCGCGCTGTGGCAGCACAGCCTCGTCCGCGTCCCCTGCGCGCAGGACACCGACCCGGCCGAGTGCGCCCGGGAGTTCGAGCTGGCCGGCGGGTCGATCCGCAGCGCCGTGGTCACCGCCGCGTACGCCGCCGCAGGGCGCGGCGAACCGGTCACCACGGCCGACCTGCTGGAGGGGGCCCGCCGCGAGTACCGCAAGGCGGGCCGCCTGGTGCCGGGGGAGGGCGCCTGGTAG
- a CDS encoding macrolide family glycosyltransferase encodes MALFNVPMHGHVMPTLAVVRELVDRGHRVSYAVTAEFADSVREAGATPVLYEVPPAGEAPEDMAEGVTQAVGVNVMALPQLEQAFAGDVPDLVLADVYAWAGPLLAARWKVPAVQLAPTHIPYEGLVEEFFGLEDISQIPGFTELSGELAHFGVPGGVHALTLAPPRTVAFFPRSFQRRPETVRAGAAHWVGPAIADRSFQGSWNRPADDKPVVYVSLGSQFNRRPDFYRACLEAFDGSGWHVVMSVGAEVAAAGLGEVREGVEVHASVPQLDVLASASVFVTHGGMGSLMEAFSLGVPVVVVPQMAEQRVNAARVEELGVGRYLPREQATAQALREAVQVVAGDGRIAARVAELRQQIREAGGAAAAVDVVEKVLADAPVVTG; translated from the coding sequence GTGGCGCTGTTCAACGTACCGATGCACGGGCACGTGATGCCCACGCTCGCCGTCGTGCGGGAGCTGGTCGACCGCGGTCATCGGGTGAGCTACGCGGTGACCGCGGAGTTCGCCGACAGCGTCCGAGAGGCGGGAGCCACGCCCGTGCTCTACGAGGTGCCCCCGGCGGGCGAGGCCCCGGAAGACATGGCCGAGGGGGTCACCCAGGCCGTGGGCGTGAATGTGATGGCGCTCCCGCAACTGGAGCAGGCGTTCGCCGGTGATGTACCGGATCTGGTACTGGCCGACGTGTACGCGTGGGCGGGGCCGCTGCTGGCGGCTCGCTGGAAGGTACCGGCGGTCCAGCTGGCTCCGACGCACATCCCGTACGAGGGCCTGGTCGAGGAGTTTTTCGGCCTCGAGGACATCTCGCAGATTCCCGGCTTCACCGAACTCTCCGGAGAACTCGCGCACTTCGGCGTTCCGGGCGGGGTCCACGCCCTGACCCTGGCGCCGCCGCGTACGGTCGCCTTCTTCCCCCGCTCGTTCCAGCGGCGGCCCGAGACGGTTCGGGCGGGAGCGGCTCATTGGGTGGGTCCGGCCATCGCCGACCGGTCCTTTCAGGGAAGCTGGAACAGGCCGGCGGATGACAAGCCGGTGGTCTACGTGTCGTTGGGCTCTCAGTTCAACAGGCGTCCGGATTTCTACCGGGCCTGCCTGGAAGCCTTCGACGGCTCCGGATGGCATGTGGTGATGAGCGTGGGCGCCGAGGTGGCTGCGGCCGGACTCGGCGAGGTGAGGGAAGGCGTCGAGGTGCATGCGAGCGTGCCCCAGCTCGACGTCCTGGCCTCGGCCTCCGTCTTCGTCACGCATGGCGGCATGGGCAGCCTGATGGAGGCGTTCTCCCTGGGAGTGCCCGTCGTGGTGGTTCCGCAGATGGCGGAGCAGCGCGTCAACGCCGCCCGGGTCGAGGAACTGGGTGTAGGGCGGTACCTGCCGCGGGAGCAGGCGACTGCACAGGCCCTGCGTGAGGCGGTGCAGGTCGTGGCGGGTGACGGCCGGATCGCGGCCCGCGTGGCAGAGCTGCGTCAGCAGATCCGCGAGGCCGGAGGTGCGGCGGCGGCTGTCGATGTGGTCGAGAAGGTCCTGGCGGACGCACCTGTGGTGACGGGCTGA
- a CDS encoding response regulator transcription factor translates to MATESRSTGVLGVTDGKAADPDQRIRVVVHAADPISRAGVVCQLRQHPLIDLRDESESAPGAVAVLIGDTLDETMFTWLRRVVRGEGARPVLIVSALREAELLDVIECGVGAVVWRREATEQRLLQAVLAAERGDGDLPADLLGRLMSQVGTLHRSAVGGIGVPVTGLTAREADVLRLVAEGLDTAEIAAKLCYSERTVKNVMHGLTTRLYLRNRAHAVAYALREGYI, encoded by the coding sequence ATCGCGACCGAGAGCAGGAGCACGGGTGTGCTCGGGGTCACGGACGGCAAAGCGGCGGATCCCGACCAGCGGATACGGGTCGTCGTCCACGCGGCTGACCCGATCTCCCGCGCGGGCGTGGTCTGCCAGCTGCGGCAGCACCCGTTGATAGACCTCCGCGACGAGAGTGAGAGTGCTCCCGGGGCCGTGGCGGTCCTGATCGGAGACACGCTGGACGAGACCATGTTCACGTGGCTGCGCCGGGTGGTGCGCGGCGAAGGGGCCCGTCCCGTCCTCATCGTGAGCGCCTTGCGGGAGGCCGAACTCCTCGACGTGATCGAGTGCGGCGTCGGGGCCGTCGTCTGGCGCCGCGAGGCCACCGAGCAGCGTCTGCTCCAGGCCGTGCTCGCGGCCGAGCGGGGCGACGGAGACCTCCCCGCAGATCTGCTCGGGCGTCTGATGAGCCAGGTGGGAACTCTCCACCGGTCCGCCGTCGGAGGCATCGGCGTGCCGGTGACGGGGCTTACGGCACGCGAGGCGGATGTCCTGAGACTCGTCGCCGAGGGGCTGGACACTGCGGAGATCGCGGCCAAGTTGTGCTATTCGGAACGCACGGTGAAGAACGTGATGCACGGGTTGACCACCCGTCTGTACCTGCGCAACCGTGCCCATGCCGTGGCCTATGCCCTGCGCGAGGGCTACATCTGA
- a CDS encoding SDR family oxidoreductase has product MAGPGGRSVLVTGATGGIGRTTVLRLSGAGWDVIAGARDADKARALQAEAAERGLALRTVVLDVSCGTSCRRALEECAEMTGGGPWALVNNAGIPQAGAICDVDDERARHLLEVNLLGPARLSRLLMPGMAARGGGRIVNISSGLGRVPWPMGGWYSAGKHALSALTHCLRVEAAQLGVRVCLVEPGAFATPMLGRAVADLAAVRSAGNPGYEASTRLFGSVDRRVPGPEPVARAVERCLTARRPRARYVVGRDARLLVPLHTLLPLALTDRIKHAATGLPRVPAPGPAKAPSASGVRAGA; this is encoded by the coding sequence ATGGCCGGGCCTGGCGGGCGCAGCGTGCTGGTAACGGGGGCGACGGGCGGGATCGGCCGTACGACGGTGCTACGCCTCTCGGGCGCGGGCTGGGACGTGATCGCCGGCGCGCGTGACGCGGACAAGGCCCGAGCCCTGCAAGCGGAGGCCGCCGAGCGGGGCCTGGCCCTGCGCACGGTGGTGCTGGACGTGTCGTGCGGGACCTCGTGCCGTCGGGCGCTGGAGGAGTGCGCCGAGATGACCGGTGGCGGGCCGTGGGCTCTGGTGAACAACGCCGGTATTCCGCAGGCCGGCGCGATCTGTGATGTCGACGACGAGCGCGCCCGGCACCTGCTGGAGGTGAACCTGCTGGGTCCGGCTCGGCTGTCCCGGCTGCTCATGCCGGGTATGGCTGCCCGTGGCGGCGGCCGGATCGTGAACATCTCCTCGGGGCTGGGACGCGTCCCGTGGCCGATGGGCGGGTGGTACAGCGCGGGCAAGCACGCCCTGTCGGCCCTGACCCACTGCCTGCGGGTGGAGGCCGCGCAGCTGGGCGTCCGCGTCTGCCTGGTCGAGCCGGGGGCGTTCGCCACTCCCATGCTCGGCAGGGCCGTGGCCGATCTCGCGGCGGTCCGCAGCGCCGGAAATCCCGGCTACGAGGCCAGCACCCGGCTGTTCGGCTCCGTCGACCGCCGTGTGCCCGGGCCCGAGCCGGTCGCCCGGGCGGTGGAGCGGTGCCTGACGGCGCGTCGCCCCCGGGCCCGCTATGTCGTCGGCCGCGACGCCCGCCTCCTCGTACCTCTGCACACGCTGCTCCCGTTGGCGTTGACCGACCGCATCAAGCACGCCGCCACCGGGTTGCCACGGGTTCCCGCGCCCGGGCCCGCGAAGGCGCCGTCCGCCTCCGGTGTGCGGGCGGGGGCGTGA
- a CDS encoding class I SAM-dependent methyltransferase, which translates to MEHLTDVPEGFDQPGHLAQANDYDSFAGAYAAENENNLVNAHYERPAMLALAGDVVGRQILDAGCGSGPLTAALRDRGAVVTGIDTSVEMVALARRRLGDNADLHVADLRDPLPFADGVFDDVVASLVLHYLEDWGPTLAELRRVLRPGGRLLASVDHPFVAYTIQDPRADYFATTSYTFDWTFGGQSVPMRFWRRPLHAMTDAFATAGFRLSLISEPQPDPAARQLFPDDFQDLSTKPCFLFFVVEVPPFSP; encoded by the coding sequence ATGGAACACTTAACCGACGTGCCCGAGGGTTTCGACCAGCCTGGACATCTGGCCCAGGCGAACGACTACGACAGCTTCGCCGGTGCGTACGCGGCGGAGAACGAGAACAACCTCGTGAACGCGCACTACGAGCGACCCGCGATGCTGGCCCTCGCCGGAGACGTGGTCGGCCGTCAGATCTTGGATGCCGGTTGCGGATCGGGCCCTCTGACCGCAGCATTGCGCGATCGCGGTGCAGTCGTCACCGGCATCGATACAAGTGTGGAGATGGTGGCGTTGGCCAGGCGCCGGCTCGGAGACAACGCGGACCTGCACGTGGCCGACCTGAGAGACCCCCTGCCGTTCGCCGACGGCGTGTTCGACGACGTGGTCGCGTCGCTGGTGCTCCACTACCTGGAAGACTGGGGACCCACGCTGGCCGAGTTGCGGCGAGTGCTCAGGCCCGGGGGGCGGCTGCTCGCATCGGTGGATCACCCTTTCGTGGCGTACACGATCCAGGATCCTCGGGCCGACTATTTCGCGACCACCAGCTATACCTTCGACTGGACATTCGGCGGGCAGTCCGTCCCGATGAGGTTCTGGCGCAGGCCATTGCACGCGATGACCGATGCCTTCGCCACCGCGGGCTTCCGTCTTTCCCTCATCAGCGAGCCGCAGCCCGACCCGGCCGCCCGTCAACTGTTCCCCGACGACTTCCAGGATCTTTCGACCAAGCCCTGCTTCTTGTTCTTCGTCGTCGAGGTACCACCATTTTCGCCCTGA
- a CDS encoding DUF1272 domain-containing protein, with the protein MALEMRDRCERCETVLPQVSPARICSYECTFCVSCSDAMRDTCPNCGGELVVRPRRAPAPAAEQTISHAGQ; encoded by the coding sequence ATGGCACTGGAGATGCGCGACCGCTGCGAACGATGTGAAACGGTGCTGCCGCAGGTCTCGCCGGCCCGCATATGCTCCTACGAGTGCACGTTCTGCGTGTCCTGCAGCGACGCCATGCGGGACACATGCCCCAACTGCGGGGGTGAACTTGTCGTCCGCCCTCGCCGCGCGCCGGCGCCCGCCGCCGAGCAGACGATCAGCCACGCGGGTCAGTAA
- a CDS encoding DUF4255 domain-containing protein, with protein sequence MIHEVDEVLERLLNGGALAGSGIEVSFEAPTRDWAARRNTTAVNAYLYDIREEVNRRQRGTVPVKDDRGAVLKRRQPPRWFRLSYLVTAWTKQPKDEHRLLSAVLATLLPRELLPAEELPGSLRALGLSVPLTVAGIHTESRSLAEIWSALGGELKPSLDVVVIAPFPAFPEYDAGPPVTEGAAVRVRAIDGSLEDSRLRHHRPQDVAAALAAAQAAAAPGTEAPRR encoded by the coding sequence ATGATCCACGAGGTGGACGAAGTCCTCGAAAGGCTGCTGAACGGCGGCGCGCTGGCCGGGTCCGGCATCGAGGTCTCGTTCGAGGCCCCGACCCGCGACTGGGCCGCCAGACGCAACACCACGGCCGTCAACGCCTACCTGTACGACATCCGCGAGGAAGTGAACCGGCGCCAGCGCGGCACCGTCCCGGTAAAGGACGACCGGGGGGCCGTACTGAAGCGCCGTCAGCCGCCCCGCTGGTTCCGGCTCTCCTATCTGGTCACGGCATGGACGAAGCAGCCCAAGGACGAACACCGGCTGCTCTCCGCCGTACTGGCCACGCTGCTGCCCCGCGAGCTGCTGCCCGCCGAAGAGCTTCCGGGCTCGCTGCGCGCGCTGGGACTGTCCGTGCCGCTCACCGTCGCCGGGATCCATACCGAATCGCGCTCCCTGGCCGAGATATGGTCCGCGCTCGGCGGTGAACTCAAGCCCTCCCTGGACGTGGTCGTGATCGCCCCGTTCCCCGCGTTCCCCGAATACGACGCCGGGCCCCCGGTCACGGAGGGCGCCGCGGTGCGCGTACGCGCCATCGACGGCAGCCTGGAGGACTCACGCCTGCGGCACCACCGGCCGCAGGACGTGGCGGCGGCGCTCGCGGCAGCCCAGGCCGCCGCCGCCCCGGGCACGGAGGCACCGCGGCGATGA